The proteins below come from a single Eucalyptus grandis isolate ANBG69807.140 chromosome 3, ASM1654582v1, whole genome shotgun sequence genomic window:
- the LOC104437957 gene encoding uncharacterized protein LOC104437957, which yields MAGSEGRVSYSSLSKMDKKENGGFTYEDEYSDSGWIVSEGGNAGPTASKDSKHDGLYPFIPGSEDDYEEEYDSGDEVSSPRQANAPPEVNLKNVVTGIIAILTGRNKGPSLPAGKPLSSSNVSFLGSGKNGDTYLHSSVYIPSAPPLLEFDGKSHSAHKDLLEVEPPDWLPDSSTTACMRCAAPFTAFTRGRHHCRFCGGIFCRLCTKGRCLLPVKFRERNPQRVCDVCYDRLDPLQGILIHSISNAAQVAKHDVMDWTCTRGWLNLPVGLKMEHEIYKASNTLRSYCQVALSNPEKSIPLAVLQGAKGLAIVTVAKAGVLVTYKIGTGLVVARRADGTWSAPSAILSVGLGWGAQIGGELMDFIIVLHDYKAVKTFCSRMHFSLGAGCSAAAGPVGRVLEADLRAGDRGSGMCYTYSCSKGAFVGVSLEGNMVATRMDANLRFYGDPYLTTSDILLGTVDRPKAAEPLYAALEDLFSTVRGSTIHKSLPYRPTYA from the exons ATGGCGGGTTCTGAAGGGAGAGTTTCGTATTCTTCGCTGTCTAAGATGGACAAAAAGGAGAACGGTGGGTTTACCTACGAGGACGAATACTCTGATTCTGGATGGATTGTTTCAGAGGGTGGGAATGCCGGTCCAACGGCTTCAAAAGACTCCAAACATGATGGGTTATATCCGTTTATTCCAGGATCGGAAGATGATTATGAGGAGGAATATGATTCCGGTGATGAAGTGAGTAGCCCGCGTCAGGCTAATGCTCCACCTGAGGTGAACTTGAAGAATGTGGTGACTGGTATAATTGCAATTCTGACTGGGCGTAATAAAGGTCCAAGTCTTCCTGCAGGGAAGCCATTGTCGAGCTCCAATGTCTCATTCTTGGGGTCGGGTAAAAATGGAGATACGTACTTGCACTCCTCAGTTTACATCCCAAGTGCCCCGCCACTACTTGAATTTGATGGGAAGAGTCACAGTGCACATAAGGATTTGTTGGAAGTGGAACCTCCAGACTGGCTTCCTGATAGTTCGACAACTGCTTGCATGCGGTGCGCTGCTCCTTTCACAGCGTTTACTAGAGGACGGCATCATTGTCGGTTCTGTGGTGGGATTTTCTGCCGTTTATGTACCAAGGGAAGGTGCTTGTTGCCCGTCAAGTTCAGGGAGAGGAATCCACAGAGAGTTTGTGATGTGTGCTACGACAGGCTCGACCCATTGCAAGGAATTCTTATTCACTCAATTAGCAATGCGGCGCAAGTAGCTAAGCATGATGTCATGGATTGGACCTGCACGAGAGGATGGCTGAATCTTCCTGTTGGTTTGAAAATGGAACATGAGATATACAAAGCTTCTAATACATTAAGAAGTTACTGTCAG GTTGCTCTTTCTAACCCAGAAAAGTCCATACCCTTGGCAGTTTTACAAGGTGCAAAAGGCTTGGCCATTGTGACTGTAGCTAAAGCTGGTGTGCTGGTTACATATAAAATTGGCACTGGTTTGGTTGTTGCTCGAAGAGCGGATGGAACTTGGTCTGCCCCATCAGCAATACTCTCTGTTGGTTTAGGATGGGGTGCTCAG ATTGGGGGCGAGCTCATGGATTTCATCATTGTACTTCACGATTACAAGGCTGTGAAGACATTTTGCAGTCGCATGCACTTTTCTCTAGGTGCTGGTTGCAGTGCTGCGGCAGGTCCTGTAGGGAGAGTGTTGGAAGCAGATCTTCGAGCTGGTGATAGGGGTTCTGGCATGTGTTACACGTACAGTTGCAGTAAAG GTGCATTTGTGGGAGTGTCACTGGAGGGTAACATGGTTGCCACGAGGATGGATGCTAATCTGCGCTTTTACGGGGATCCATATCTCACCACATCCGACATACTACTTGGGACGGTAGATAGACCGAAGGCGGCTGAGCCTTTATATGCTGCGCTGGAAGATCTTTTCTCGACAGTCCGGGGTTCTACTATTCATAAATCATTGCCCTATCGTCCCACATATGCGTGA